The genomic stretch AATATGTTCGCGATCAGTATCGGATCAGGAACATCCAGGCTAACGATGCGGACGGATTCGACTTGGAACCATCCAGTTTCCTTACTTAAGGCAGGGCCAAGATCCCGTCTCAAAAAAAGAGAGATGGCATCCTTGTTCAGATTTAGATTCTTATCGTCTTCGATCGCAGATCTAAGCTTAGAAAGAAAAAGTCCACTTACATATCTAGATTGGCCAGAACTGCTCCTTCCTCCAGAGAGAAAGAATTTCTTGGCCTCCTCTCCTTCCAAATGAAAGGAAAGGTCTATCTTGGCTCTGATCTTTCCCTCATCGGACTTATCTGGAAATAGTCCGGAAGAAAGATCATAGCCAAGTTCCAGATCCAGGGTCAGGGAGCTTAAGGGTTCTTTCGTTACCTTCTTTTCCCAAAACTGTAAGGCTCCGAGTTCATAGACGAAACCAGGTCCCCGTATAAAGGAGATTAGGCGATCATCTTTTCCCCAGACGACCAGAGCTTCTTTTTCATGTATTAGAAAAACGGGATAGGATATGATACCGATCCCGGCCAACAAACATAGAATGAAAAGAGCCCGGCCTACCTTTCGAAACATTTAGGCGGAAGGAGCTTCTTTGGCCGCTTCTTCTGTATAAAGTTTGATTACTTTGGAAGGAATGATCGTTGAGATCGCATGCTTATAAACAAGACTTTGTTTGTTTTCTTGCTCTAAGACGATTGTGAAATTATCAAAGCTGACTACTTTGCCCTTTAAAGGAACTCCGTTTAAAAGATAGATGGTCAATTCCAATTTTTCTTTTCTAGCCGTATTGAGTAGTTGGTCCTGTATATTATTTTTAGCAGACATAGACTTATCCGTTTTATATTTTTTTTATCTTATCGTACGCTTCTTTCGGATGAATCGGTTCCAAAAACTTCTGCTTTCGAAACCAAGTAATCTGACGTTTGGCGTAATTCCGATGGGATTGGCTTAGATTCCCAAAGAATGTCTCAAGATTGGACGTTCCTTTAATATTTTCAAGCGCGAAATTATAACCTAAAGACTGAAGCCCAGGACAATCTTCGCCATATTTCTCGGCAACCTTTTCGGCTTCCTTCGCCATTCCCGCCTCGATCATTTGCCTGGC from Leptospira semungkisensis encodes the following:
- the hfq gene encoding RNA chaperone Hfq; protein product: MSAKNNIQDQLLNTARKEKLELTIYLLNGVPLKGKVVSFDNFTIVLEQENKQSLVYKHAISTIIPSKVIKLYTEEAAKEAPSA